One stretch of Rhizoctonia solani chromosome 8, complete sequence DNA includes these proteins:
- a CDS encoding mitochondrial chaperone BCS1, with amino-acid sequence MSVRDSASASSSLIVRSERGGNNRGRVEWSYDDSFLELDRPLEALALMHESIATTVGLGRQIPSVFSKSFNALSPHVRDSTSGILIGAVIDVTRRIFDALWSWISTNCTVTATFESGNEAFEWISEWLAQQPGYTSSRDFDVIARPRTRTLSSIAVPSPGMSALYSKHSAPHNDGSLAQYLPSHDNRLWMFYGSRLMRVQRSRMSMKEDYGPGYNIEKITLTLFTFSRTALHELIEKAAQEHRARDLAEIQIHIGDQYGNWRRLSSKPHRDFGSVVLEPEVKRQLLEDANEFLGNERWYADRGIPYRRGYLLYGTPGSGKSSSIHALASELRLDIYIVPLSLKTIDDSVLADLISNTPDRCILLYEDIDAAFIDRSAAPPVQATNHRGESVEKSGVTLSGLLNTIDGVQAQEGRLLFATTNHPERLDPALSRPGRMDVKIEYSHATRWQAEQLFRLFYPAEPNSEKEIMDSYAKEYADTIPPGKFSVAHLQGYLMRYKGQPKEAAKGAKEWIEGELAKLGQ; translated from the exons ATGAGTGTGCGAGATTCTGCGAGTGCCTCAAGTTCTCTGATAGTTCGTTCGGAGCGCGGTGGGAATAATCGTGGTCGAGTTGAGTGGAGTTACG ATGATTCGTTCCTGGAACTCGATCGTCCCTTGGAAGCCCTCGCGCTTATGCACGAGAGTATAGCGACAACCGTTGGTCTAGGAAGACAGATTCCCTCTGTCTTCAGCAAATCGTTTAATGCTTTATCCCCTCACGTACGCGACAGCACGAGTGGCATCTTGATTGGTGCTGTGATCGATGTCACTCGGAGAATATTTGATGCGCTGTGGTCTTGGATTAGTACTA ACTGCACGGTAACCGCAACATTTGAGTCTGGAAATGAGGCTTTCGAGTGGATCAGTGAATGGCTTGCAC AGCAACCGGGCTATACCTCATCTCGGGACTTCGACGTGATCGCAAGACCTCGCACGCGAACATTGTCCAGCATCGCCGTTCCTTCACCTGGAATGTCGGCTTTGTATTCCAAACACAGCGCGCCGCATAACGATGGATCTTTGGCTCAGTATCTCCCCTCTCATG ACAACCGACTTTGGATGTTCTATGGTTCACGACTCATGCGAGTGCAACGGAGCAGAATGTCTATGAAAGAAGACTACGGACCAGGATACAATATAGAAAAGATTACTCTAAC CTTGTTCACATTTTCTCGGACGGCACTTCACGAGCTTATCGAAAAAGCCGCCCAAGAACACCGTGCCCGAGACCTTGCAGAAATTCAAATTCATATCGGAGATCA ATATGGCAACTGGAGACGACTGAGTTCAAAGCCCCACCGCGACTTTGGAAGTGTGGTGCTGGAGCCCGAGGTCAAGCGCCAACTGCTGGAGGACGCGAACGAGTTCCTGGGTAACGAGCGATGGTATGCGGATCGAGGAATTCCCTATCGACGAGGGTATCTACTTTATG GGACACCGGGATCGGGCAAGTCTAGCTCCATTCATGCCCTGGCAAGCGAACTCCGGTTGGATATTTATATTGTGCCTTTATCGCTCAAGAC TATCGACGATAGTGTCCTGGCCGACCTCATCTCGAACACTCCTGATCGATGTATTCTTCTATACGAAGACATCGACGCCGCATTCATTGACCGATCTGCGGCCCCACCCGTTCAGGCTACGAACCATAGAGGCGAGAGCGTCGAAAAGTCCGGGGTCACGCTTTCAGGCCTTCTGAATACCATAGACGGCGTACAGGCGCAGGAAGGTCGACTGCTATTTGCGACCACTAATCATCCGGAGCGACTTGATCCTGCCCTGTCAAGACCC GGACGAATGGATGTGAAGATTGAGTATAGCCATGCAACTCGGTGGCAGGCCGAGCAGCTGTTCCGGCTGTTCTACCCTGCAGAACCGAACTCTGAAAAGGAGATCATGGACAGCTATGCAAAAGAATACGCCGATACGATTCCACCGGGCAAATTCTCGGTTGCACACCTTCAGGGATATTTGATGCGATACAAGGGACAGCCGAAAGAGGCAGCCAAGGGTGCAAAGGAATGGATTGAGGGGGAGCTTGCTAAACTAGGTCAATAG
- a CDS encoding extracellular matrix protein 14, which yields MYFLSAAVCAAAALTTLTFAAPAQSTGQYAGTKIIRVPTGSQEQTDKLANLITTLGVPTWTSARVPHSHVDVQVSKDRLDSFHKALKEVSPDLDSQLITMHDDLAVSIAKEAEGMNSPYRDAFAGLANEAWFNSYHTYADHLQFLKDLATTFPNNAKVVTSGTSYEGRTITGINIYGSSGSGTKPAVIFHGTVHAREWIGTLVTEQIAYSLLSNYTTSSTIKSYVDKYDFYIFPIVNPDGFAYTQSSDRLWRKNRQPPPSGSTCYGRDINRNWAWQWGTGGSSTSPCAEDYRGASAGDSPEFKALSAFLNARANSAAGAKLYIDFHAYGLYFMGPYGYSCTANAADKTEHTKMEQGFAAAFKAPYGKTLKTGPICQTIYQASGSSVDYAYGYSKIKYSFTPELRGASSGNGFVLPPAEIRPSGIEAYEGVKYLLANMV from the exons ATGTATTTTCTGAGTGCTGCAGTGTGCGCCGCTGCGGCGTTGACCACTTTGACGTTTGCTGCGCCCGCCCAATCCACCGGCCAATATGCAGGAACAAAAATCATCCGCGTCCCCACTGGTAGCCAAGAACAAACAGACAAACTCGCGAACCTGATCACCACTCTCGGCGTGCCGACCTGGACCTCTGCCCGCGTGCCTCACTCTCACGTCGACGTTCAGGTCTCCAAGGATCGCCTTGATAGCTTCCATAAGGCACTCAAGGAAGTCAGCCCGGATCTTGACTCTCAGCTTATTACCATGCACGACGATCTTGCGGTTAGCATTGCCAAGGAAGCTGAAGGCATGAACAGCCCCTACCGTGATGCCTTTG CTGGATTGGCGAACGAGGCATGGTTCAACAGCTATCACACCTATGCGGACCACCTTCAATTCTTGAAAGACCTCGCCACGACGTTCCccaacaatgccaaggtcGTCACCAGCGGCACTTCATACGAAGGCCGTACTATCACCGGTATTAACATTTACGGAAGCTCTG GCTCCGGCACTAAGCCTGCCGTAATCTTCCACGGTACTGTTCACGCACGGGAGTGGATTGGCACTTTG GTCACCGAGCAAATTGCATACAGCTTACTATCGAACTACACCACCTCGTCGACGATCAAAAGCTACGTTGACAAATACGATTTCTACATTTTCCCCATCGTCAATCCCGATG GGTTTGCTTATACCCAATCGAGCGACCGTCTCTGGCGTAAGAATCGCCAACCTCCTCCATCCGGCTCGACCTGCTACGGTCGTGATATTAACCGAAACTGGGCATGGCAATGGGGTACCGGCGGATCATCCACCAGCCCTTGCGCGGAGGACTACCGAG GTGCATCTGCCGGGGACTCCCCCGAATTCAAGGCCCTCTCTGCTTTCCTCAACGCAAGGGCCAACTCGGCTGCTGGTGCCAAGCTCTACATCGACTTCCACGCTTATGGACTATACTTCATGGGCC CATATGGCTACTCTTGCACCGCGAACGCAGCCGACAAGACCGAGCACACCAAGATGGAACAAGGGTTCGCGGCCGCCTTCAAGGCTCCATACGGCAAGACCCTCAAGACCGGACCCATCTGCCAGACGATCTACCAGGCTTCGGGAAGCAGTGTTGATTATGCTTATGGCTACTCCAAGATCAAGTACTCGTTTACTCCCGAGTTGCGCGGCGCGTCGTCCGGTAATGGATTCGTGCTTCCGCCTGCTGAGATTAGGCCGTCGGGTATTGAGGCGTACGAGGGTGTCAAGTATTTGTTGGCGAATATGGTGTAG
- a CDS encoding autophagy-related protein, producing MDSGPIKIVFEFKVDRELTRELLRGLIHAILFHRAFGFVKPTSRDMLDVTMPVIDDDNLSRQVDRKIDQFKQLLDDSPGLGTAGRKRGQMMVIFSELRTNKGWFSSAEEEVPWEEWTIVIEAHSKQSVPRATTSQALAQALHRIIVHTSSAHGREIVPAIRTVTNSLSPFPYSIKGKVGGTEI from the exons ATGGATTCGGGACCAATCAAGATCGTGTTTGAGTTT AAAGTAGATCGTGAACTGACCAGGGAGCTTCTTCGTGGATTGATTCATGCAATACTATTTCACAGAGCATTTGGATTCGTCAAGCCAACCAGTCGGGATATGCTTGATGTTACCATG CCAGTAATAGACGACGACAACCTAAGCCGCCAGGTCGACCGCAAAATCGACCAGTTCAAACAATTGCTAGACGATTCACCCGGTCTTGGTACCGCGGGACGAAAACGAGGCCAAATGATGGTCATATTCTCGGAATTACGGACCAACAAGGGATGGTTTTCTTCCGCCGAG GAAGAAGTACCTTGGGAAGAATGGACGATTGTCATCGAGGCCCATTCGAAGCAGAGCGTTCCTCGAGCTACGACGAGTCAAGCTCTTGCTCAAGCTTTGCATAGAATTATTGTTCATACGAGCTCTGCTCATGGTCGGGAGATAGTCCCTGCCATCCGCACTGTCACCAATTCGCTAAGTCCTTTCCCATATtccatcaagggcaaggtcGGAGGAACTGAAATCTAG